One window of the Methylocystis parvus OBBP genome contains the following:
- a CDS encoding NADPH-dependent FMN reductase — MPEASPSEDRSATLVLISGSLRARSVNGAVVATAAKLVPAGICAVIYRQLGSLPHFNPDDDNDLLPEAVAEMRAQLRSADAILFSTPEYAGSLPGSFKNLLDWTVGGSCIYRLPVGWINPSPHGGSHDAYAALRIVLGRAGADIVEAACRDIPVPRDAVDEDGFIASQEIQTGVSRVVTALAEAASARRGAAAAK, encoded by the coding sequence TTGCCGGAAGCATCGCCATCTGAAGACCGTTCCGCCACGCTTGTTCTCATCAGCGGAAGCTTACGCGCCAGATCGGTCAATGGCGCGGTCGTCGCGACGGCCGCCAAACTTGTTCCGGCCGGCATATGCGCCGTCATCTACCGGCAACTGGGCTCTCTCCCCCATTTCAACCCCGATGACGACAACGATCTTCTTCCAGAGGCCGTCGCGGAGATGCGCGCACAGCTTCGAAGCGCCGACGCGATTTTGTTCTCGACTCCGGAATATGCAGGTTCGCTGCCGGGCAGCTTCAAGAATCTGCTGGATTGGACGGTTGGAGGAAGCTGCATCTACCGCCTTCCCGTCGGCTGGATCAACCCCTCGCCGCATGGCGGTTCCCACGACGCTTATGCGGCATTGCGCATCGTGCTCGGTCGAGCTGGCGCCGACATCGTCGAAGCCGCATGCCGGGACATTCCCGTTCCGAGGGACGCCGTCGACGAGGACGGTTTCATCGCCTCGCAAGAAATCCAGACGGGCGTCAGCCGCGTTGTGACGGCGCTCGCCGAGGCCGCATCGGCCCGACGCGGCGCGGCCGCTGCGAAGTAG
- a CDS encoding alpha/beta fold hydrolase: MQRRDFLLGASTLAVGGPVSAAPPSDQPSAGKPAWTESEAPPPQGGVSLFAQVNGIRLHYVRAGSGPKVVLLHGWPQTWFAWRGVMERLSSRFTLIAPDLRGLGLSERTVGGYDKRTIAADIRDLIDQTADGRAHVVGHDMGGKAAFTLAHLYPEHVEKLVLADCLIPGAENMDAAHGGAWHYGFHMAPEIPEMLTKGREREYIAAQIRTWSHKKDAVSEEAITEFARRYATDGGMTAGFNYYRALREDAAMVASFQGRKLEMPVLTIAGRHSVGARLAEALRPQASALTSLIVDDSGHFVADEAPDFFCEQVGKFLAGG, from the coding sequence ATGCAACGCCGTGATTTCCTACTGGGCGCATCGACCCTCGCCGTCGGCGGACCCGTCTCCGCAGCGCCTCCGTCGGACCAGCCGTCCGCCGGGAAGCCGGCGTGGACGGAGTCCGAGGCGCCGCCGCCGCAAGGCGGGGTCAGTCTCTTCGCGCAGGTCAACGGCATTAGATTGCATTATGTGCGAGCCGGTTCCGGGCCGAAAGTCGTCCTGCTTCACGGATGGCCGCAAACCTGGTTCGCATGGCGCGGCGTCATGGAGCGGCTCTCATCGCGTTTCACCCTCATCGCGCCGGATTTGCGCGGGCTTGGATTGTCGGAAAGGACCGTCGGCGGATACGACAAGCGAACCATCGCCGCCGATATTCGAGATCTCATAGATCAGACTGCGGACGGGCGGGCTCATGTCGTCGGACATGACATGGGCGGCAAGGCGGCCTTCACGCTCGCGCATCTCTACCCCGAGCATGTCGAAAAACTGGTTCTGGCGGATTGCCTCATTCCCGGCGCGGAGAATATGGACGCCGCCCACGGGGGCGCTTGGCACTATGGATTCCACATGGCGCCGGAAATTCCCGAGATGCTCACGAAAGGCAGGGAAAGGGAGTATATCGCCGCACAGATCCGGACGTGGTCGCACAAGAAGGACGCCGTCTCCGAAGAGGCGATTACGGAGTTCGCCCGGCGCTACGCCACGGACGGCGGCATGACGGCGGGATTCAATTATTATCGAGCTCTTCGCGAGGACGCCGCGATGGTCGCGTCATTTCAAGGCCGCAAGCTCGAAATGCCTGTTTTGACGATCGCCGGGCGCCACAGCGTGGGAGCGAGGCTCGCCGAAGCGCTGCGGCCGCAGGCCAGCGCGCTGACGTCGCTCATCGTGGACGATAGCGGCCATTTCGTCGCCGACGAAGCGCCTGATTTCTTCTGCGAGCAGGTGGGTAAGTTTCTCGCCGGCGGATGA
- a CDS encoding EAL domain-containing protein gives MPEGLAFFDEEDRFVMWNQPYADIYADFPEQDLTGVRFEDFIRTKVERGLFREAVGCEEEWLKDRIARHQHAAEYFYEQEFSDGRCIRVAERRLGNCGRLGVHVDITDLKRRENSFKLLLENNPVPMWVVDAKTLQFLCVNDAAVDHYGYSKERFLSMSLMEICGARQCADLPNRFSSANQIAFEPKTCQFRKADGAFVDATLYARACPFDGVDAVMVASVDVTEARRAEQRIEYLAHHDLLTGLPNRASFTERLRASIADARAKNGNFALIFVDLDGFKDVNDVFGHQCGDALLGEVAGNFRKVAQDAFVARVGGDEFMILLTEGAQPEAAAELCERLLELAETPLRIRGNQIHVGVSIGAALFPDDGTDEEKLLANADAALYRAKGDGRGRIHFFDADLDAQLQERQLLKHDLAHALEQGEFQLHYQPQAALDGRIVGFEALLRWSHPSRGMVSPAVFVPLAEESGHIVAIGGWALEQACREATNWRPDIRVSVNLSPIQFQTTNVQQLVHQVLFDTGLAPSRLELEITEGVLINDHSRTLATLRALKALGVRVSMDDFGTGYSSLSYLQSFPFDRIKIDRSFVMNLEKILHSAVIVRTIIGLGRGLGIPVTAEGVETEAQQEFLKAEGCSELQGYLIGRPRPISDYIHLAYDDAEKARDRERRMAK, from the coding sequence ATGCCCGAAGGTTTGGCCTTTTTTGACGAAGAGGATCGCTTCGTCATGTGGAACCAGCCTTACGCCGACATATACGCCGATTTTCCCGAGCAGGATCTGACGGGCGTGCGCTTTGAGGATTTCATCCGCACGAAGGTCGAGCGCGGTCTCTTCCGGGAAGCCGTCGGTTGCGAAGAAGAGTGGCTGAAAGATCGTATCGCCCGGCATCAACACGCGGCCGAATATTTTTACGAACAGGAATTCTCCGACGGACGCTGCATCCGGGTCGCCGAACGGCGCCTCGGCAATTGCGGGCGGCTGGGAGTCCATGTCGACATCACCGACCTGAAACGCCGAGAAAATTCCTTCAAGCTGCTGCTTGAAAATAATCCGGTGCCGATGTGGGTCGTGGATGCGAAGACCCTGCAATTTCTCTGTGTGAACGACGCCGCCGTCGATCACTATGGCTATTCGAAAGAGCGCTTCCTGTCGATGTCGCTCATGGAGATCTGCGGCGCAAGGCAATGCGCCGATCTGCCAAATAGATTCAGCTCGGCCAACCAGATCGCCTTCGAACCGAAGACCTGCCAATTCAGAAAGGCCGACGGCGCCTTTGTCGATGCGACCCTATATGCGCGCGCTTGCCCTTTCGACGGCGTCGACGCCGTCATGGTCGCCAGCGTGGATGTGACGGAAGCCCGCCGCGCGGAGCAACGCATTGAATATCTGGCTCACCACGACCTTCTTACCGGCCTGCCCAACCGGGCGTCCTTCACCGAACGCCTGCGTGCGTCCATCGCCGACGCGCGCGCGAAAAACGGCAATTTCGCGCTGATTTTCGTCGACCTCGATGGCTTCAAGGATGTCAACGACGTCTTCGGCCATCAATGCGGCGACGCTTTATTGGGAGAGGTCGCCGGCAATTTCAGAAAGGTCGCGCAGGACGCCTTTGTCGCCCGCGTCGGCGGCGACGAGTTCATGATCCTGTTGACCGAAGGAGCTCAGCCAGAGGCCGCGGCGGAGCTTTGCGAGCGTCTGCTCGAACTCGCCGAGACGCCGCTCCGGATTCGCGGCAATCAGATCCATGTCGGCGTCAGCATCGGCGCGGCGCTGTTTCCCGATGACGGAACGGATGAGGAGAAACTTCTCGCCAACGCCGATGCCGCACTCTATCGCGCGAAAGGGGACGGCCGCGGTCGAATTCATTTCTTCGACGCCGATCTCGACGCCCAGTTGCAGGAACGCCAACTGCTCAAACATGACCTGGCGCACGCGCTGGAGCAGGGAGAATTTCAGCTCCACTATCAGCCGCAAGCCGCGCTGGACGGACGCATCGTGGGGTTCGAGGCGCTGCTCCGCTGGTCGCATCCCAGCCGGGGAATGGTGTCGCCAGCGGTTTTCGTTCCCCTGGCGGAGGAGAGCGGCCATATCGTGGCGATCGGCGGATGGGCGCTCGAGCAGGCGTGCCGCGAGGCGACGAATTGGCGCCCGGATATCAGGGTCTCCGTCAATCTCTCGCCCATTCAGTTCCAGACGACGAATGTTCAGCAGCTTGTGCATCAGGTCCTGTTCGACACGGGCCTCGCGCCGAGCCGCCTGGAGCTCGAAATCACCGAGGGCGTGCTCATCAACGATCATTCGCGAACGCTGGCGACTCTTCGCGCGCTGAAGGCCCTCGGAGTTCGCGTCAGCATGGATGATTTCGGCACGGGGTATTCCTCGCTCTCTTATCTCCAGTCCTTCCCGTTCGATCGCATCAAAATCGATCGGTCATTCGTCATGAATCTGGAGAAGATTCTGCATTCGGCGGTGATCGTGCGGACAATCATCGGTCTTGGGCGCGGCCTCGGGATTCCGGTGACGGCTGAAGGCGTCGAAACGGAAGCCCAACAGGAATTTCTCAAAGCCGAAGGATGCAGCGAGCTGCAAGGCTATCTGATCGGACGCCCGCGGCCTATCTCGGATTACATTCATCTCGCATATGACGACGCCGAGAAAGCAAGAGACCGCGAACGCCGCATGGCCAAGTAG
- a CDS encoding Rieske (2Fe-2S) protein produces MAYTAICHISAVSEGGMGLFQAGKKSVLVVWPAGSELKAYRGRCPHADMPLTEASFDGRKVMCPHHQWGFDCASGKCVTHAVRNALHPYPLRVEGEEIQVDVGPVKPARAPA; encoded by the coding sequence ATGGCCTACACCGCAATTTGTCACATTAGCGCCGTGAGCGAAGGCGGCATGGGACTGTTTCAGGCCGGCAAGAAGAGCGTGCTCGTGGTGTGGCCGGCAGGCAGCGAACTCAAAGCCTATCGCGGGCGTTGCCCCCATGCCGACATGCCTCTGACCGAGGCCAGTTTCGACGGGCGAAAGGTGATGTGTCCGCATCACCAATGGGGTTTCGATTGCGCGAGCGGCAAATGCGTCACGCACGCCGTCCGAAACGCGCTTCATCCCTATCCGCTGCGTGTGGAAGGAGAAGAGATTCAGGTCGATGTCGGCCCGGTCAAGCCAGCGCGCGCCCCGGCGTGA
- the modA gene encoding molybdate ABC transporter substrate-binding protein, with amino-acid sequence MFRFLGVSLALALAFASAPVRAEAPAPTTSAAPPASAQTVTVFAAASLKNALDSAATAFKAKTGVELKTSYASSMALAKQIESGAPAEVFIAADEASMDYLAGKNLIKADTRSDLLGNSLVVVAPRSSKLTKLPFTKEAFEAAIASGKVATGDPASVPAGKYAKAALEKLDLWTTVEPHFAFTDNVRSALMFVAREEAPLGIVYLTDAKSEPKVKIVATFAANTHPPIVYPIALTSNATDNGEKLLAFLKSKAAKPSFAEQGFVVLK; translated from the coding sequence ATGTTCAGATTTCTTGGCGTTAGCCTGGCGCTCGCGTTAGCCTTCGCTTCCGCGCCGGTCCGCGCCGAAGCGCCCGCGCCCACGACGTCCGCCGCGCCGCCGGCGTCCGCGCAGACGGTCACGGTCTTCGCGGCCGCCAGCCTCAAAAACGCGCTGGACTCGGCGGCGACGGCGTTCAAGGCGAAAACCGGCGTCGAGCTGAAAACCAGCTACGCCAGCTCGATGGCGCTCGCCAAGCAGATCGAGTCCGGCGCGCCGGCCGAGGTCTTCATCGCCGCCGACGAAGCCTCCATGGATTATCTCGCCGGAAAAAATCTCATCAAGGCGGATACGCGTTCGGATCTTCTCGGCAATTCGCTCGTGGTCGTCGCGCCGCGATCCTCGAAGCTGACGAAGCTTCCTTTTACGAAGGAGGCTTTCGAAGCGGCGATCGCGTCCGGCAAGGTCGCGACGGGCGATCCCGCATCCGTGCCCGCCGGCAAATACGCCAAGGCGGCGTTGGAGAAACTCGATCTCTGGACCACGGTCGAGCCTCACTTCGCTTTCACGGACAATGTGCGCTCGGCGCTGATGTTCGTCGCGCGGGAGGAGGCTCCGCTCGGCATCGTCTATCTGACCGACGCCAAGTCGGAGCCCAAGGTGAAGATCGTCGCGACCTTCGCGGCCAATACGCATCCGCCCATCGTCTACCCGATCGCTTTGACGTCGAATGCGACGGACAACGGCGAGAAACTCCTTGCTTTCCTGAAGAGCAAGGCCGCCAAGCCGAGCTTCGCGGAACAGGGATTCGTCGTGCTCAAATAG
- a CDS encoding helix-turn-helix transcriptional regulator, whose amino-acid sequence MSEYFTTKELASLLRVKERKVYDLVSSKALPVRRVTGKLLFPKEEIQSWIAASGAAAQAPAPAQESAQTPLVMAGGHDPLLEWALRESRSGIAALLDGALDGLARFRDGGCLAAGLHIPEKNAADWNVGAVKREFGREPVVLIEWVKRTRGLIYKPSSRKVERLADIGELRFQSRQPEAGSELVLGALLAKEGLRKSDLQSVDSVERTETDLAIAISNGHADVGLGIEAMARQFGLAFSPLLVERFDLLIWRKAYFDPPFQAFMSFCASAPFRSRAESLGGYDVGRLGSVHFNGP is encoded by the coding sequence ATGTCAGAATATTTCACGACCAAAGAGCTGGCGTCCCTGCTGCGCGTGAAAGAGCGCAAGGTCTATGATCTGGTTTCCAGCAAGGCGCTTCCGGTCCGGCGCGTGACGGGCAAGTTACTGTTCCCGAAAGAAGAGATTCAGTCCTGGATCGCGGCGAGCGGCGCCGCTGCGCAAGCGCCGGCCCCGGCGCAGGAAAGCGCTCAGACGCCTCTTGTCATGGCGGGCGGACATGATCCTCTACTGGAATGGGCGCTGCGGGAGTCGCGCTCGGGGATCGCGGCCCTGCTCGACGGCGCGCTTGACGGCCTGGCGCGATTCCGGGACGGCGGCTGCCTCGCCGCCGGGCTGCATATTCCCGAGAAGAACGCCGCCGACTGGAATGTCGGCGCGGTCAAGCGGGAATTCGGGCGGGAGCCGGTCGTGCTGATCGAATGGGTCAAACGAACGCGCGGGCTCATCTACAAGCCGTCGTCCAGAAAGGTCGAGCGTCTCGCGGATATTGGCGAGCTCCGGTTCCAGTCCCGACAGCCGGAAGCCGGAAGCGAGCTCGTGCTCGGCGCGCTGCTGGCCAAAGAGGGTCTGCGAAAATCGGATTTGCAGAGCGTCGATTCCGTCGAACGAACGGAAACGGATCTCGCAATCGCCATCTCGAACGGTCACGCCGATGTCGGGCTGGGGATCGAGGCGATGGCCCGACAATTCGGGCTCGCCTTCTCGCCGCTCCTCGTCGAGCGTTTCGATCTCCTGATCTGGCGCAAGGCCTATTTCGATCCGCCCTTCCAGGCCTTTATGAGCTTTTGCGCAAGCGCGCCCTTCCGCTCCCGCGCCGAAAGTCTCGGCGGTTATGACGTCGGTCGTCTCGGGTCCGTGCATTTCAACGGTCCCTGA
- a CDS encoding tRNA nucleotidyltransferase gives MTSDVPPTDFGQTHPGLGLLRMASLLAEAQTDEPDVDALVLMSRQVDAGVLKGAAPDEVWAELRRGIMGAAPSRMIATLRACGALAIVLPEVAALFGVPQMSEGQSDVDLGPHLMNGLDEAAAVAAPLSVRFALLVMNVGKSDSPREHLPAHYRHIERGTPRIKGIAARFDVPPECRELALLALAECERVHRVSKMRAGPVAAMLERLGAFDAPDRFGRLMTVCACDFRAHDGRAGQVYPKAALLELARSACDGVKAGDDPDATQTARAEAIARAFRSVRWSDETVDGN, from the coding sequence ATGACATCAGACGTTCCGCCGACCGATTTCGGCCAGACCCATCCTGGTCTCGGCCTTCTCCGAATGGCGTCGCTCCTCGCCGAGGCGCAGACGGACGAGCCGGACGTCGACGCATTGGTCCTGATGTCCCGGCAAGTCGACGCCGGCGTCCTGAAGGGCGCCGCGCCGGACGAAGTATGGGCGGAGCTCCGTCGCGGGATCATGGGCGCGGCGCCGTCCCGAATGATCGCGACCCTGCGCGCTTGCGGCGCGCTGGCGATCGTCCTTCCGGAAGTCGCCGCGCTCTTCGGCGTGCCGCAAATGTCGGAGGGGCAAAGCGACGTCGATCTCGGCCCGCATCTCATGAACGGGCTCGACGAGGCGGCCGCGGTCGCCGCGCCGCTTTCCGTGCGTTTCGCGCTTCTCGTCATGAATGTCGGCAAATCCGACTCGCCGCGCGAACATTTGCCGGCGCATTACCGGCATATTGAGCGCGGGACGCCGCGCATCAAAGGGATCGCCGCGCGTTTCGACGTCCCGCCCGAATGCCGCGAACTCGCTCTCCTGGCGCTCGCCGAATGCGAGCGCGTGCATCGCGTTTCAAAAATGCGCGCCGGACCGGTCGCGGCGATGCTCGAGCGGCTCGGCGCTTTCGACGCCCCGGATCGGTTCGGCCGGCTCATGACTGTCTGCGCCTGCGACTTCCGCGCGCATGACGGACGCGCCGGGCAGGTCTATCCCAAGGCGGCGCTGCTGGAGCTGGCGCGTTCGGCTTGCGACGGCGTGAAAGCGGGAGACGATCCCGATGCGACGCAGACGGCGCGCGCGGAGGCGATCGCCCGGGCCTTCCGTTCAGTCCGCTGGTCCGATGAAACCGTCGACGGAAATTGA
- a CDS encoding Ppx/GppA phosphatase family protein, translating into MAAGATGSAGHASHGNGNGHTYAALDLGTNNCRLLIARPERRARRRNSDLLRVVDAFSRIVRLGEGLGRAGRISEAAIERTITALEICRDKMEARGVTRARLVATQACRGAANGEEFVGRVRERTGLELEVIDRETEARFAARGCGSLADPQAASVLLFDIGGGSTELVWLTRAPAAEEARDLHSWTSLELGVVTLAEHFGGRIVDAKTFAAMKRHALDALESFVKETAEIRRCSRFHLLGTSGTVTTLAGVHLGLERYDRWRVDGLWMSDAEATKAIQRLRGMDFEARVANGCIGPQRADLVLAGCAIFEAIRETFPAARTRIADRGLREGMLLELMEADGVLNGA; encoded by the coding sequence CTGGCGGCGGGAGCGACGGGCTCGGCCGGACACGCTTCCCATGGAAATGGAAACGGCCATACATACGCCGCGCTCGATCTCGGCACCAATAATTGCCGTTTGCTCATCGCCCGCCCGGAGCGGCGCGCCCGCCGGCGCAATTCGGATTTATTGCGCGTCGTCGACGCCTTCTCGCGAATCGTGCGGCTCGGAGAGGGGCTCGGCCGCGCCGGGCGCATCAGCGAGGCGGCGATCGAACGAACCATCACGGCGCTTGAAATCTGCCGCGACAAGATGGAGGCGCGCGGCGTCACCCGCGCCCGCCTCGTCGCCACGCAAGCCTGCCGCGGCGCCGCCAATGGCGAGGAGTTCGTGGGCCGCGTCCGCGAGCGCACCGGCCTGGAGCTGGAAGTCATCGACCGCGAGACGGAAGCGCGATTCGCCGCGCGCGGCTGCGGCTCTCTCGCCGATCCGCAGGCGGCGAGCGTGCTGCTTTTCGACATTGGCGGCGGATCGACCGAGCTCGTCTGGCTCACCCGCGCGCCGGCCGCCGAGGAGGCGCGCGACCTTCACAGCTGGACGTCGCTGGAACTCGGCGTCGTGACCCTCGCCGAGCATTTCGGCGGCCGCATCGTGGACGCCAAGACCTTCGCCGCGATGAAGCGGCACGCGCTCGACGCGCTCGAAAGCTTCGTGAAGGAGACGGCCGAGATCCGCCGCTGTTCGCGCTTTCACCTGCTCGGCACCTCCGGCACCGTCACGACGCTCGCCGGGGTGCATCTCGGGCTCGAGCGTTATGACCGGTGGCGCGTCGACGGCCTGTGGATGAGCGACGCCGAGGCGACCAAGGCGATCCAGCGGCTGCGCGGCATGGATTTCGAGGCGCGCGTCGCCAATGGCTGCATCGGCCCGCAGCGCGCCGACCTCGTGCTCGCGGGCTGCGCTATATTCGAAGCCATTCGCGAGACCTTTCCCGCCGCCCGCACCCGCATCGCGGATCGCGGCCTGCGCGAGGGCATGCTGCTGGAGCTGATGGAGGCGGATGGAGTCCTCAACGGCGCATAG